A DNA window from Arachis duranensis cultivar V14167 chromosome 3, aradu.V14167.gnm2.J7QH, whole genome shotgun sequence contains the following coding sequences:
- the LOC107481177 gene encoding uncharacterized protein LOC107481177, with amino-acid sequence MANDKNKRSSSSSSSSICEISMLLVANIIRLSSLRFSSSSNLSSSSSSQHHEIGGDSTTNSVGKMMSNKNRKHLLLQQPELNPKMPRSYLMKPEKEEEGPTSTTFVNDDVNVDADKFIKKIRAKIINGNNGNPNATAAPPKPKPYSSSPSIYSLKD; translated from the coding sequence ATGGCTAACgacaaaaacaagagatcatcatcgtcgtcgtcgtcgtcaaTTTGTGAGATTTCAATGTTGTTGGTGGCCAACATCATCAGACTCTCATCTCTCAGGTTCAGTAGTTCTTCAAacttgtcatcatcatcatcatcacagcATCATGAGATTGGTGGCGACAGCACCACAAACTCTGTTGGAAAAATGATGTCCAACAAGAACAGGAAGCACTTATTGTTACAGCAGCCAGAGTTGAACCCTAAAATGCCACGTTCCTATCTAATGAAACCCGAAAAGGAGGAAGAGGGTCCAACAAGCACCACCTTTGTGAACGACGATGTCAATGTGGATGCTGACAAATTTATCAAAAAGATTCGTGCCAAGATTATTAATGGGAATAATGGAAACCCTAATGCTACTGCTGCTCCTCCTAAACCCAAACCTTACTCCTCATCGCCCAGTATATATAGTCTCAAAGATTAG
- the LOC107481269 gene encoding serine/threonine-protein phosphatase PP2A-2 catalytic subunit, with product MPSHADLDRQIEHLMECKPLSEAEVKALCDQARTVLVEEWNVQPVKCPVTVCGDIHGQFYDLVELFRIGGNAPDTNYLFMGDYVDRGYYSVETVTLLVALKVRYRDRITLTRGNHESRQITQVYGFYDECLRKYGNANVWKYFTDLFDYLPLTALIESQIFCLHGGLSPSLDTLDNIRALDRIQEVPHEGPMCDLLWSDPDDRCGWGISPRGAGYTFGQDIAAQFNHTNGLSLISRAHQLIMEGYNWCQDKNVVTVFSAPNYCYRCGNMAAIMEIGENMEQNFLQFDPAPRQIEPDTTRKTPDYFL from the exons ATGCCGTCACATGCGGATCTGGACCGTCAGATCGAGCACCTGATGGAGTGCAAGCCTCTGTCGGAGGCGGAGGTGAAAGCGCTGTGCGATCAGGCGCGGACGGTTCTGGTTGAGGAGTGGAACGTGCAACCGGTGAAGTGCCCTGTCACCGTCTGCGGCGACATTCACGGCCAGTTCTACGATCTCGTCGAGCTATTCCGCATAGGTGGCAATGCTCCTGATACCAATTACCTCTTCATGGGTGATTATGTAG ATCGCGGGTACTATTCTGTGGAGACTGTTACACTTCTGGTTGCCTTGAAAGTCCGCTACAGGGATAGAATTACACTTACCAGGGGAAATCATGAGAGCCGTCAAATTACTCAAGT GTACGGCTTCTATGATGAATGTTTAAGAAAATATGGAAACGCCAATGTCTGGAAATACTTTACTGACTTGTTTGATTATTTACCTCTGACTGCCCTTATTGAGAGCCAG ATTTTCTGCTTGCATGGAGGTCTCTCACCTTCTTTGGATACATTAGATAATATCAGGGCATTGGATCGTATACAAGAG GTTCCACATGAAGGACCAATGTGTGACCTCTTATGGTCAGATCCAGATGATCGCTGTGGATGGGGAATATCTCCACGTGGTGCTGGTTATACATTTGGACAAGATATAGCTGCTCAGTTTAATCATACCAATGGTCTCTCACTGATATCTAGAGCACACCAGCTTATTATGGAAGGATACAATTGGTGCCAG GACAAGAATGTGGTGACTGTATTTAGCGCTCCAAATTACTGTTACCGATGTGGGAACATGGCTGCAATAATGGAAATTGGAGAGAATATGGAGCAGAATTTTCTGCAGTTCGATCCAGCCCCCAGGCAAATTGAGCCTGACACTACACGCAAGACTCCAGATTATTTTTTGTAA